TCGTCGCCGCGACCCTGGCCAACCATGCCGCCGCAGGCGCGGTAGGCGCCTGGTTCGGCAGTTTCTTCTCGGATGCCACCCTGCACTGGATTCTCGCCGCGAGCTTTGCCGCCACCGCGCTCTGGACCCTGGTGCCGGACAAAATGGATGACGACGAAGCCAGCACCACCCGCAAGTTCGGCCCGTTCCTGACCACGCTGATCGCGTTCTTCCTCGCGGAAATCGGCGACAAGACCCAGATCGCCACCGTGATGCTCGCGGCGCAATACCCGGAGTTGTGGCTGGTGATCATCGGCACCACCGCCGGCATGCTGATCGCCAACGTCCCGGTGGTCCTGGCCGGCAACTTCGCGGCGGAGAAACTGCCGTTGAACCTGATCCGTCGCCTGGCGGCATCGGCGTTCTTCATCCTGGCCATTGTCGCGGTGTACAAGGCCATGCAGAGCAGCGGCTGGGTGTAAGCGTCGCGCCACGGCGTTGCACCGTGGCGCTCCCATCGCGAGCAAGCTTCGCTCCGACAACAGATAGCGGCGTCAGCGACGCCGCTGGAAGGTCAGGACTTCTTCGCCTGCTGGTACAGCGGCATCACTTTGGGAATCGCCGCTTCCAACGAAGAAATCCGGCTGCTGGAGGCCGGGTGAGTGCTGAGGAATTCAGGTGGCGCGCCTTCCGAGGCCTTGCTCATCTTGTTCCACAGGGTGATGGCCGCGTTCGGGTTGTAGCCGGCGCGGGCCGCCAGCTCCAGGCCGATCAGGTCCGCTTCGTTCTCGTTGCCGCGGCTGTTGGGCAGGGTCATCAGCAGGTTGACCCCGTTGTCGCCCACGGCCACCGCTTCCTGCGGGGCGCCGGCGATCAGCGCGATCTGCTTCAGCGCGCTGACACCGTAGGCCTTGGACATGGCTTCACGGCCGTGCTCGCGCAGGGCGTGGGCAATTTCATGGCCCATGACCGCGGCGATTTCATCGTCGGTCAGTTGCAGCCTGTCGATGATTCCGGTGTAGAAAATGATCTTGCCGCCAGGGCCGCAGTTGGCATTGAGCTCGTCGTTCTTGATCAGGTTGACTTCCCACTGCCACTGCGCGGAGTCCGGACGAAATACCGGTGCCTGGGCAATCAGCCGGTTGGCGATCGCCTGAAGGCGCTTGGCATTGGCACTGGATTTATCCAGGGCATTCTTGCTGCTCGCCTCACCGATCGTCTGCTGATAGGACTGGGCGTAGGACTGGTTGACCTCATCGGTCGACAACATGCTGAACATGTACTGCTTGCGATCGACACCGACGGCACCACCACTGGTGGTGTTGACCGATTGGCAACCCGACAGCAGCAACGCCGCGGCCAGCGCAACCGAAACCTGTTTCTTGCTCATGAAAACACTCCCTGGAAACATGGCGCGTATCCTAGGCCCAGTTGTGTATCGGCGCCAGATACCCGGACGCTTAGCACGCGGTTTTCGGATACCGCGCAGAAAAAATTCACCCAGCCTGCCCCACCGCCTCCGCCAACGCCTGGCAGCTATCCATGCGCGACATCCACGCCTGGAAAACGACGATTTTTCCGCGCCTCGCCTCATGACCGCGGGGGGCCTTGCCGATACAACGGGGCAGACGTCATTCCTGCGTCCGGAGCCCTTATGAAATTCAAGTCGATCCAGTTTTCCGTGGCCGCCCTGGCCGGCGCCATCGTCCTCAGCGTGGTCGTTGCCCTGGTGCTGTACGCCCTGTTCGCTGGCGCCCGGACCCAGGAAATGGTGCAGCAGCAAACCCAGATCCAGTTCGAGCAGGTCATCGAGCAACGCCTGATCGGGCTGGCGCAGACCCAGGTCAGCCAGATCCAGCGCGAACTCG
This portion of the Pseudomonas sp. MRSN 12121 genome encodes:
- a CDS encoding M48 family metallopeptidase yields the protein MSKKQVSVALAAALLLSGCQSVNTTSGGAVGVDRKQYMFSMLSTDEVNQSYAQSYQQTIGEASSKNALDKSSANAKRLQAIANRLIAQAPVFRPDSAQWQWEVNLIKNDELNANCGPGGKIIFYTGIIDRLQLTDDEIAAVMGHEIAHALREHGREAMSKAYGVSALKQIALIAGAPQEAVAVGDNGVNLLMTLPNSRGNENEADLIGLELAARAGYNPNAAITLWNKMSKASEGAPPEFLSTHPASSSRISSLEAAIPKVMPLYQQAKKS
- a CDS encoding TMEM165/GDT1 family protein, with the translated sequence MLDSLLVPTAIVALAEIGDKTQLLALILAARFRKPWPIIAGIVAATLANHAAAGAVGAWFGSFFSDATLHWILAASFAATALWTLVPDKMDDDEASTTRKFGPFLTTLIAFFLAEIGDKTQIATVMLAAQYPELWLVIIGTTAGMLIANVPVVLAGNFAAEKLPLNLIRRLAASAFFILAIVAVYKAMQSSGWV